DNA sequence from the Rhizoctonia solani chromosome 10, complete sequence genome:
AAGGAAATCATTACCAGAAGGACAAAGTTGCCCACTTGAACGCCCTTGCTGGCGGTTGCTTGACCATCCCCCGTAGGCTAGCAGGAGACACCGGTATCACTTATGCGCAAATCTACACCACCGACAAAAGCAATACCTACAACATTGCGCTAGCTCAGAACGCACAGCGAACCAGCGCCATCCAAATGCTTGAGTCATGGGATCAAGAGCTCAGCACGCATATCAACGGGTTGATGTCTAGCTTTGAGAACTTGGCTTGCAACCATGGTGTAGCCTTACGTATTGAGACCTGTGTAGAGTATGAGAGCTATCCCACCTGTCATTTGAGAATACCGGATGAGCTGCTCCGGAGGTGTGTCTATGTTTTAGACCGTGATGTGTTCTGGTAAGCACGTATTCTGCTCATCCCTGTGGAAGTAATACTCATCTGTTGGTAGGCACTGGAAACGTTGCCGGCTTGCGTCCATGAAAAGCGTTATGTGCCAATGGATGGACGCTCGGCGTACGTTTACCCTCAACCAGCTTGCCGTGGCTGGGACATTGCTCATCATCATGGAATACATGATGAATACACTGGTGAACCGTCCAGCCTCTGGGGGGACTTGGGACCAGGTTCATGATGCAGCCTGCGTTAAAGAAATGAGGGGAAACAAATTGGTTCCCACGCGTAAGCTGGGCGCCCTGTTTCTCCCCAAGATTCATTTTGAGAAAAACAAACAGCCGCGTGTTTCTAGGCAGCGAGTTCTTGACCAGGCAATCATTCTCTACTTACTTGGGCCTCAAGGTCAATCGTTGAGCAGTATCATGGCTTTCAACAAGATTGTGGGAGTGAATCTCCAAAAGCGACCGCGCAATGAAGACCCTTGCCCTTGGGAAAGCGGCGCACAGAATTCAAGCGCGGCTCCAATATCAAACAAGCAGAGACTAGTTACGATCCGGAGTACCCATGACACAGCAAACCCGCTTGCTGGTCCCGATTATGCTCAAGATCAGGATACGTACtcatcagaagaagaagatcaGGCAGAGCAAGAGAGCGCTTCACCGTTCAAGAATATGCTTTGGGACATTATCAGCAATTATCCAATCCAGATCATGAACAAGGCTCCTAACCGCTCACAAGCGCGTGAGTCTTGGTGCCAACTTGGCAGCAACAAGCTTGCTGGAGTAACGCATGACTTCTTCACCAGCATGGAGAATCTCACAAGAGCATTTGAATTGTACTACTTGTTTCCTGCTGATCtcagcaagtgggatgcCACCGTGGCTCATCTTTTTCCGCTCATTCAAGGCAGCACCGGGAACCTTgaaaggcaacaaggtgTTTTGAATTTGGGAGTGGTGGTTGAGTTTTGCACCATGCAGCTAGCCCTTCCTGAGTCAAGTCAAGCGCAGATGGTTCAAGACGCTAGACAATATGTCTCAGCACACTGGGCTTGGTTACCCATAGGCACGGGCAAGAACCACTTGTggttgtcataaacagaggaaaatagaactagccggaattgaaccagcttgaccactaagccatagagccctattattcctctgctgacaacccatgattacacctgctaccccccaaatttgggcttgggccagcatgcaaccacttgtactggtcatgtgaccgtgtccaggacactgccccccttttttgggtgggcggcgcccctgtgaaaagtttttcccgtggtgggaatagaactggtgtccttccaagttctaccaagtgtcataaacagaggaaaatagaactagccggaattgaaccagcttgaccactaagccatagagccctattattcctctgctgacaacccatgattacacctgctaccccccaaatttgggcttgggccagcatgcaaccacttgtactggtcatgtgaccgtgtccaggacagtggTCAACCGGGGTCAGCAACGTGCCTAAATCTGCGCAACAAGTAGGACCATTGAAAGGAGGGCCTTGGATGATTTGCAACCCTAGGTTAATTTGCGCTGGTGATCACTAATGTAATACCCTCATATTGGTGGTAGTGCGTGGAAGCCTTTTTGTTCTTCATGATAACAGGCCCAGCTGACTCGTAGCCCAGACCTGTAGCTAAAGTGTCATGATTACACTTGATACACCAGCCTTTGATTGATATGATCTTTGACTTCTTGAACTCAGTCATTGCTTGTTCAAAATACCCTACTCCGTTTGAAACAATATTATTTATCTTCAAACCAGGAATAAGACTTTGAGTTGTAGACGCTTTATGATATTTAGTTTACACTTGGGTTGGTTTTGTACTAGTTTAGTAGCTCATCAAGTGAGCCAGTACCACAGGGGATGGTGTATGACTTACGCAAAACAACAGGCTAAAACCCTATCATAATGGGCAATCCTTTATTGTATCAATCTTCACGCATTGGGCTCACTACTAGTGGTTTCATCAACTCTGTAAACTTCTGCCATTTACGTGTGAAAGATTTGTTGAGCATTTCTTTTACAAGACCCCAGATTCTAAGCAGCAACATAGGGGATTTTGTGATATCCCAATCAGAAAGTGATAGCGTCAGCATATGAGAAAATTATGAACGTATCATAAACAGAAAACTTATGTATTTATATCCAACCTTTTATGACTCTGGAAGGTTATATGCAGCAACACGCAATTGGAAGGACCAGGGCTATAATGGGAGGTGCCCCTAGTATTGCCCGTATGTTTGTCAGTAGTACATTTATGTGGCTCATCTTCAACATAGAAAGCAACGTTTTATTCCTCAATAAACAATTAGACATTTGGAGAAAGCCATCATTCTCTTGTAGCTCACATAAAGCACTTGCTGATAAAACAAAGCCTCAAAACAACAAGTTGGGTACATGCAAAGGCTCTATTGTCTTTCATACCAACTCATAAGGTCTTGCGCAGGACAGTGTAGACCGCCAAATACATCTCAGGATATTCATTTATAGTTTCTATCGACTGATACAGATAACCCTTATCCATTTTTGACTCCGATACCCAACCGGTCTAAAGCGCTTATTGGTCATAGCACAGTATCTTCCATTATTGGCCACGGCAGAAAGATAATGATGGTTAATCAACCAACAGTTGACACCccaataccaccaatatgtaTTGGGAAAAGCTCCCTGATGAAAAATCCTGAGGAGGGAAGTGGGTTACACGTCTGAGAAAATTACTCACGACCAACAATTAGTTTCTGACGGTCCCGCTATTCCAGGTGGCTCTTAGCCTTAGCGCGTACTCCGCATTTTTCAGTCATTATACTTATCACTTGGGTTAACCAAATTTGTCGCCAGGAGCTTTCCCAAGACTGGATTCACCAAAATGAAGCAAGttgacttggacattgtGGGATGGACTTCAAGGCTTAAAGCAGGCTGGTCATTTCAAAACGGGCAACTACTCATTTACTTACTATGATGACATGTATGTACTCTCCAATCTATGACATTATATTTGTAGCCTACCATATGTTTGATAAATTTCAGCTATGTGGATTGCTTTTTTCCGCAACAGGATGTAATAGATATATGTTCATGTAGGACCGTTTTATATCAAAACAAGTCCTCAAAATtcacaaaaaaaaacagaaTATACAAGAAAATAGCTCCTTATTGCCTTCCCGTCGTATTGTCCATATCAAACTCACATGTATCTGGGACTGACTGTGCATCAAGCAAGGAGCCGGCAGGGGGAATAGGTGCTGAAACTGAAGTGACAGTTGCAGGCACAGAGGCGTTCGTAGACGCAGGGGGAGGGGTTGGGGGTGGTGTGCCGGCGGGCACAGAAGCTGAAGACACAGCGGTCAAGGGAGGCTCAAGAGAAGGGGGCGCGGGACCGGCGGGAGATGCAGGAAGAATGGGAGATGGCGGCGCAGGCGCAGGCGCCGGtccaggagcaggagcgggagtgggagccggagccggagccggagtcggagcgggagcgggagcaggagcaggagcaggagcaggagcaggagaaGGAGCAGGAGCCAGGGCTGGAGGAGGGGTTGGGGCTGGGGCGGGAGTCGGAGTTGGAGCTGGAGGGGAGGCCGGAGCCAGAGAAGAAGCCGGATCCTGGGATGGCGCAGGCGGAGACGTACAAGCCGGCGCGGCAACAAGAGAAGGCACGGGAGCAAGGGGAAgtgcaggagcaggagtgagGATAGACCCCAAAGTTTCTGGAGGCGCAGAGACTGGGGAAGGTGCCGGATTAGAGGGAGACACAGGAGGAGGAGTAAGCTCAGGCCCCGGAGTAGGTGTACGCGCAAATCGCGCGGGGGCAGGCAATGCTTTACGCAAAGGAGAAGCTTTCAATCCGTTAGTTTATAGTTCTCAACGCTTTGCCAAATTTGACTCACCCGCTTCCGGGTCAGGAATTTTCTTGAAGGAAGTAGCTTTGCCAGGCGGACTTGACATGGCAACTTTGATTAAAACATTAGTGTCAAATAATATAAAATTGTTAAATATGCTAAGATATAAGCAAATAACTTACCGTCCTTGCCTTCGTCTTCTCCTTCAGCATCCATCTCGGCGTCCGCCTTGTCAACTTCCATGGCCACAACTTGGCCTTCCTTCTCCCCTCTCTCCCATCCCAcatccttttcttcctcgtcttccttgtcttccttgtcttccttgtcttccttgtcttccttgtcttccttgtcttccttgtcttccttgtcttccttgtcttccttgtcttccttgtcttccttgtcttccttgtcttccttgtcttccttgtcttccttgtcttccttgtcttccttgtcttccttgttctcTGTGTCCTCTGCttcctccttgtccttgtcctctTTCTCATCCCcctcttcttgctcttcttcctccttgtcaCTGTCCTTGTCATCCTTCCTTACCTCCTTCCCTTTCTCCCTTCCCTGCGCCTGCACCTTGGCTCCCTCTGCCTCGTCATCCCGGGGATCTTCATTAGCGGCCGTGGGATCGAGCCTTGGTAGGCTCTCCGCAAACCAAACCAACAATCTACGCGGCCGCAACTTGCTGCAATCAAAGGttacatcatcatcatcagttTGATCACCTTTTCCAGGGCTGTACTCGACATCCTGGCTGATTGCCCTTTTCTTGGACGGGGAAGGTGTGGCCTGCTTTCCTCCCTTCTTGCGCTTCCGGGATGTTTGCTGCTCTTGGTTTGTTTTCCGTTTAGCGCCTGCCTTTGCGTCCCGGATTGGTTTGGTAAACCACTCCCAAGTACTCTTCCCGCCCCTGACCTTCCACCACTTGGGCTGTGGCCCGGCTTGGTTCACCTCGCAGAGCATTGGGTCTTCCTGGCTTAGAGGTGGCGGCAGATTTGTCCAGCTTTGAATCACTTCAGCCCACCTGACCTCATCATAGATTGCATCCGGCTCCATCAGCGCATAGCTGTATCCGGCCTTTGACTCCAGCCACAGAATCTCCTCAAAGCTGTCCGACCATGAGTTGTATCCAGTTGACAAATTAGCACAATGACTTACCCAGATCGccagtgagggcttgattcCTTCACCATCCCCACAATGTCTTTTATACACATGAAAACCAGATGTTTGTCCAAGTAGTCTTTGCCCATAAACCCGGCCCAGACAAAGAACTTGAACTGGCCCACAAGCGCTGTCACGTACCCGTAGGCCTGTACGTCTTCCCACCATTCAGGAGTCGAATCTTGGTACCGGGGATAGACCAACTTGTTATGCTTCACAAAAACAAAACCATCCAGGGCACGGACAATCACCTCTAAAGTGAGGTAAAGATCAACAGACCAAATGCAAGAACGTGTTGAGAGTCAGAGCATTATAAATGAATTATTTAACGCAAGAAAGTCACGTACCATTTTGACTTTTCTTTGACCGCGGGGCTTCAGGGTCCAGAGTCACTGTTTCCGCCGTCAGTGAGCTCCCGCAATACACCTCCTGAATCAGTGTGGGAATTCCAGTAGACATGTCAAAGTAAGTGTGAACAAGGTAGGGAGGAAAATGTGAAAACACACGTGTCACAACATcccagtcacatgatcagCGCGGTCACGTGAAGTCCCCTTATCAACAATCATGGGTCAACTTGCTAAACCGGCGGTGAATGCGTGATTAATAGCTTTGGTGGGAGCAGATTTTTTCACTTGCAACAAGTTGGGAATGAGCACTGCGTATATTTTATTATGTACTGCATATCAGCGTAGATACGTAAGTTCAAGAGCGCCCACAGTATTAGGCACCCATCAACCACTCTCCACCAAATCAAGCCTTTGCCCGACCGGTTAGCCTACGTTTACATCCCTTGCCACCTGAGGACGTGTTTGGATTGGTGGTTGTGACTTCATCATACGGTTCTGTCAGAGccgacaactaccacaaggtaaagcccaacaagctattgcctaatataggacttatcagctagtgggatccaacaatgctcaagggcaatgccagataaggggtggacaagaccaatttaagtaagagtgcactatgctgttaagacagctgggcaagagacctttgacagggactggtatgctctcaggcaatactcttaagtgtatgtcttagggtaggtaggtgtggatggggataagggtcgagttctgaggcttaaggctctcagaaccctccttatatattcaacagcaaaggggaagagtaattacatgtacaaacatcataacaaagataaggtcacatgaccagagataagaaaacaagatcacatgactaaaggtcatgtgatgagattacataatacgcgcccagcgcctaaataacataaagatgcatatatccataaatctccatgaaaatagcgcatatattcactatttcttcgacttagtggattctaaggtggtcacgcctctagggcatgacacttcccccccgttaaggtccagctgcctctggatgttcacggtgaaacttagccaatttttcaggggcattggctaagtgggccttgggctcccatgtgttatcctctggtccataccctttccatttaaccaagtatttgacttgccgacccactttcttggagtctaggatcctttcaacagtatattcctcttctccatcagctgtgacaactgggggAAGTGGGACTGGATCACGGTCATACTCGTCTACTGGTTTCTTGTGTAATagggcaatgttgaagacagggtggactttcatggatttagggagatccagtttataggagttcctgccaattttctccaagaccttaTAGGGCCCCAATCGCTTATGTTCTAGCTTatgggaaggccttgaagttttgatgttggcGCTACTCAAATAGACTTTATCACCaacttccagcttggttgcttcccttctgttgAGATCATAGTATTGTGCGTTTTGTTTTGCAGCAAtttctaaagcagctttAGCTTCAGCTTGGATCTCTTTCAGGAAGTCTGCTAGGTCATCGGCTTGagggacatggctttccttggtgttCCCAACTGTAAAGTCTGGGTTGTAACCATAGCACATGTAGAAGGGTGAATGTTTGGAACCTGAGTGTttcccattattgtatgAAAATTCCGCAAGTGGTAATGACgcaacccagtctgtttgCCTATAGTTGATATAGTGGCGTAGGTAGatttccacaaactggtttaagcgttcactttgtccatcaacttggggtctgtatgcagtggagaagtgtggttctatccccaGCCGCTTATAGACCTGTCTTAGGAATTTTGCATTGAACTGGGGGCCTCGGTCCGAGatggttttcctgggtaacccatgtaacttccacacaaaggatacaaagaggtttgcaacatcaacagcagtagcatcagagtgcgttggTATAAAATGGACCATTTTGGATAGGCGGTCCACTACTGTcaatattgcatcatatccttctgaggtggggagtcctacaatcaagtcatacgttatttcctcccagggcttattgggtaaatctatgttttgaaggagaccttcaggagcccGGTTGGAATGTTTACTGCGTATGCATGAGTcgcatgcttggacatattttgttacagactgtttcatccctgaccaatagtaatcccttgaaaggaggtctagggttctgaactgtcctgggtgcccagtggaagggttatcatgcctgctttctaagacggctttcctgatttctggcttGTTGGGGACATAGATCCGATCATGATAGTAAAGTAGGCCATTATCAATCTTCCATCCTTTAACAGGTATATCCTCTTCCAAAGATTTAAGGATTTTGTGTAcagctttatcatcatgcagagcgtcccttattagatcattaaggtcactatctgtttgaatagctgcaataaaaagctctgggcttatgagcacagggtttcacccccctccttaaccgcagacttgtggtcttcacggcgagagagaatatctgcttttctattctgtgcgcctggcctatacacaatcctatagttgtaatctgccaaaaatcccatccaccttaactgcctttggttcagatccctttttgtctggaagtactccagatttttatggtctgtcagtattttgacaggattactgttccttccagcaggtgacgccattcctttaaagcccttactactgctagtaactctttatcaaagatatcatagtttctttcagcaggtgctagggattttgataggaatgcaaccgggtgtaatttatcatcactgcccttttgattaaggacagcgcccgttgcaaaatcagaggcgtcacactcaaggaaaaactccttgtatggatcgGGTTGGATTAAGacaggggattcaattagagcctgtttaagagctttaaaagacacttcttggcgttcaccccactcccaaggtattcttttggagtagttggtat
Encoded proteins:
- a CDS encoding DEAD (Asp-Glu-Ala-Asp) box polypeptide 58 yields the protein MSLRYSSPNYTKDKATFETDKREQIDKNLPKIKLVTLREWLAIWLCLDRESTPELRDAFGLCSHFYDPESRRLRRAQITFNNCRPLNNQTVHQLADVDSMIGVVPRNMPLIPVPTLKTVKYYMMRSKSYTLTSDLHIGPVKVLMDDHTLEMHIHKVPNIRFLDLGDNGMFRLHFPLLGSTGNNMYLGDSQMAQLYDLAFHPAALQTLLEDLVREWPGTYEDEKFRSQSHKSKRKEYQNQQGKSQDMRGGVAQQTGRDIHVEYIQDWLDCARAMIQETEKLRWARYFFLSYKLRGVKNWECSVHPPPEVPPVTVLNEPTGDDEDVEIEVDQESPRVKAVEGILSHFNTTLFEPGMWFINIATRITILPNPDNPLECTFADVDMHSLLFQHYTGLAFESCEELVSGQGNHYQKDKVAHLNALAGGCLTIPRRLAGDTGITYAQIYTTDKSNTYNIALAQNAQRTSAIQMLESWDQELSTHINGLMSSFENLACNHGVALRIETCVEYESYPTCHLRIPDELLRRCVYVLDRDVFWHWKRCRLASMKSVMCQWMDARRTFTLNQLAVAGTLLIIMEYMMNTLVNRPASGGTWDQVHDAACVKEMRGNKLVPTRKLGALFLPKIHFEKNKQPRVSRQRVLDQAIILYLLGPQGQSLSSIMAFNKIVGVNLQKRPRNEDPCPWESGAQNSSAAPISNKQRLVTIRSTHDTANPLAGPDYAQDQDTYSSEEEDQAEQESASPFKNMLWDIISNYPIQIMNKAPNRSQARESWCQLGSNKLAGVTHDFFTSMENLTRAFELYYLFPADLSKWDATVAHLFPLIQGSTGNLERQQGVLNLGVVVEFCTMQLALPESSQAQMVQDARQYVSAHWAWLPIGTGKNHLWLS
- a CDS encoding Transposon Tf2-7 polyprotein, giving the protein MSWLKLHNPTIDWPNKRITFNSQHCNNSCLSISNSILGNVGGTSNHLEGIPEDLGGVEVIEPLEGIPRETGGTVDSPLESIPVELRNFAEVFSEDMKAMVYPLKASDDEELRKLLKEQLDKGLIRPSKSKYGSPVHFVNKKNGKRRMVVDYRSLNANTVKNAYPLPLIQSLIEKLRGAKYFSTIDLKSGYNLVRIKEGDEWKTAFKTKYGLFEYLVMPFGLCNAPAAFQHFMNEIFRDILDVYVVVYLDNILIFSESRELHTKHLQEVLKRLQDNACYCNLEKCNFYASEVDYLGVIANGEGVKADPKKITQAVDWATPRSVKGVQEFLGFINFYRRFIHNFSKLAQPLYQLLQKNTLGALIESPVLIQPDPYKEFFLECDASDFATGAVLNQKGSDDKLHPVAFLSKSLAPAERNYDIFDKELLAVVRALKEWRHLLEGTTKRDLNQRQLRWMGFLADYNYRIVYRPGAQNRKADILSRREDHKSAVKEGELFIAAIQTDSDLNDLIRDALHDDKAVHKILKSLEEDIPVKGWKIDNGLLYYHDRIYVPNKPEIRKAVLESRHDNPSTGHPGQFRTLDLLSRDYYWSGMKQSVTKYVQACDSCIRSKHSNRAPEGLLQNIDLPNKPWEEITYDLIVGLPTSEGYDAILTVVDRLSKMVHFIPTHSDATAVDVANLFVSFVWKLHGLPRKTISDRGPQFNAKFLRQVYKRLGIEPHFSTAYRPQVDGQSERLNQFVEIYLRHYINYRQTDWVASLPLAEFSYNNGKHSGSKHSPFYMCYGYNPDFTVGNTKESHVPQADDLADFLKEIQAEAKAALEIAAKQNAQYYDLNRREATKLEVGDKVYLSSANIKTSRPSHKLEHKRLGPYKVLEKIGRNSYKLDLPKSMKVHPVFNIALLHKKPVDEYDRDPVPLPPVVTADGEEEYTVERILDSKKVGRQVKYLVKWKGYGPEDNTWEPKAHLANAPEKLAKFHREHPEAAGP